A single region of the Brassica rapa cultivar Chiifu-401-42 unplaced genomic scaffold, CAAS_Brap_v3.01 Scaffold0383, whole genome shotgun sequence genome encodes:
- the LOC117130237 gene encoding uncharacterized protein LOC117130237 translates to MDMKHESSGAVKIQEENKWVWPRWVKTALGSCEIWSNQVKGEPLMERAADGGQTARLKCEDQLSLEESISLEKIEDVYENKINLRRMYEVRKMICELKQGKKGFNQHVKKLRCLWSELQSLRPRSCDPRVLEEWREQDVVFSLLASLDSSHGWLVKLILKEEKLPNMEEVCVLVQRLHQVMEENKEITWSKEGAKRKKGRLRRRSKAQIRRGRCWKRSILSGYQGSYCTMKMGRVEAQQILMGECSYSAYMGESVESSGVMRKLETKGADERVTKEEWDEFVKYVYAHPTNPSLLILEQVIT, encoded by the exons ATGGATATGAAGCACGAATCTAGTGGAGCAGTGAAGattcaagaagaaaacaagtggGTTTGGCCAAGATGGGTAAAGACAGCTTTGGGAAGCTGTGAGATTTGGAGTAATCAAGTAAAGGGAGAACCTTTAATGGAGAGAGCTGCTGATGGGGGTCAGACAGCAAGGTTGAAATGTGAAGATCAGTtgagtcttgaagaaagtatatctcttgagaagattgaagatgtttatgagaacaagatcaatctaAGGAGGATGTATGAAGTCAGGAAGATGATCTGTGAGTTGAAACAAGGGAAAAAAGGTTTCAATCAGCATGTGAAGAAGCTGAGATGTTTGTGGTCGGAGTTACAAAGCTTGAGACCAAGAAGTTGTGATCCGAGAGTGCTAGAAGAGTGGCGAGAGCAAGATGTTGTCTTCAGCCTCCTTGCAAGCTTGGATTCATCTCATGGCTGGTTGGTAAAGCTTATTCTCAAGGAAGAGAAGCTACCCAACATGGAAGAAGTGTGTGTACTTGTTCAGAGGCTTCATCAAGTGATGGAAGAGAACAAAGAGATAACTTGGAGTAAGGAGGGTGCTAAAAGGAAGAAGGGAAGGCTGAGACGACGTTCTAAGGCTCAGATCAGAAGAGGAAg GTGTTGGAAGAGAAGCATACTGTCTGGTTATCAAGGTAGCTATTGTACTATGAAGATGGGCAGAGTAGAAGCACAACAGATTCTtatgggagagtgttcttactcagcttacatgggagaatctGTAGAGAGCAGTGGGGTTATGAGGAAGCTAGAGACCAAAGGAGCGGATGAGCGTGTCACAaaggaggaatgggatgagtttgtcaagtatgtgtatgcacatccaacaaacccatcattgttgattctggagcaagtcatcacatga